The Leucobacter chromiiresistens genome has a window encoding:
- a CDS encoding LPXTG cell wall anchor domain-containing protein, with protein MKFSKKLAGAAAIGAIAALAFGGTAATAVEPGDPITLSPEITLGAESFTVTGATCIDEAGTPGTYLVAIAPADGEEPEIVSDVAGEDGSWTATLPTPAESGVYEVVAACDLYAGITEYASADLLVSAAAGVQLDVAQADHFESFGFSGAGYAPDENVRVEFRQNGEVVESLGTVQANAVGEIVGDITLGNTLAYGEYDVYFIGETSGTEYSAPLTVTDGTVAPAPGDPGNVGGGVTPPAEPINYAPGAKLANTGGENFAPFAIAGGVAALALGAGALALGRRKAHAAE; from the coding sequence ATGAAGTTCTCGAAGAAGCTCGCCGGAGCGGCCGCGATCGGTGCGATCGCTGCTCTGGCGTTCGGCGGCACCGCTGCGACGGCGGTCGAGCCCGGCGACCCCATCACCCTCAGCCCGGAGATCACGCTCGGCGCCGAGTCGTTCACCGTCACCGGCGCAACCTGCATCGACGAGGCCGGCACGCCCGGCACGTACCTCGTCGCGATCGCTCCGGCCGACGGCGAAGAGCCCGAGATCGTCTCCGACGTCGCGGGCGAGGACGGCTCGTGGACCGCGACGCTCCCGACCCCCGCTGAGAGCGGCGTGTACGAGGTCGTCGCCGCATGCGACCTCTACGCCGGCATCACCGAGTACGCCTCGGCCGACCTGCTCGTCAGCGCAGCAGCGGGCGTGCAGCTCGACGTGGCCCAGGCCGATCACTTCGAGTCGTTCGGCTTCTCGGGCGCCGGGTACGCGCCCGACGAGAACGTGCGCGTCGAGTTCCGCCAGAATGGCGAGGTCGTCGAGTCGCTCGGCACCGTCCAGGCGAACGCGGTCGGCGAGATCGTGGGCGACATCACCCTCGGCAACACCCTCGCCTACGGCGAGTACGATGTCTACTTCATCGGCGAGACCAGCGGCACCGAGTACTCGGCTCCGCTGACCGTGACCGACGGCACCGTCGCCCCGGCTCCCGGTGATCCGGGCAACGTCGGCGGCGGAGTGACGCCCCCGGCTGAGCCGATCAACTACGCGCCCGGCGCGAAGCTCGCGAACACCGGCGGCGAGAACTTCGCTCCGTTCGCGATCGCGGGCGGCGTCGCAGCCCTCGCACTCGGCGCCGGTGCGCTCGCACTCGGTCGCCGCAAGGCGCACGCCGCGGAGTAA
- a CDS encoding zf-HC2 domain-containing protein has protein sequence MNECEQAKANVYELLRGELCAEESAPIRAHIAECPSCQDERNACEKLTNVVKRACEEERDSNCPPEALRDAILRSLRAEGPGAVV, from the coding sequence ATGAACGAGTGCGAGCAGGCTAAGGCGAATGTGTACGAGCTGCTCCGGGGCGAGCTCTGCGCCGAGGAGTCGGCGCCGATCCGGGCGCACATCGCGGAGTGCCCGTCGTGTCAGGACGAGCGGAACGCGTGCGAGAAGCTCACGAACGTGGTGAAGCGGGCGTGCGAGGAGGAGCGGGACAGCAACTGCCCGCCCGAGGCGCTGCGCGACGCGATTCTTCGCAGCCTCCGTGCCGAGGGGCCGGGCGCCGTCGTCTGA
- the rsgA gene encoding ribosome small subunit-dependent GTPase A yields MSWLTPDDDVDDPYAAYADHEVRQRPNPKANRPRTKRRPEHADAVTGMVTAVDRGRYTALVAAADDPADPRERTVLASRARELRRTPIVIGDRVQLVGDTSGDAGSLARIVAVADRRTLLRRSADDSDRVERVMVANADQMLIVVAAANPEPRVRLVDRYLVAAYDAGITPLICITKVDLADPEPFLSHFAALEVPVFRSAPDAWPLAEIRAALAGRTTVFVGHSGVGKSTLINALVPEAERAIGHVNEVTGRGRHTSSSSVALRAATPGAENGPSGWVIDTPGVRSFGLGHVTPEGILSGFTDLARIIESCPRGCTHQHDAPDCELDAAIADGRLDAAGAARVESLRRLLA; encoded by the coding sequence GTGAGCTGGCTGACCCCCGACGACGACGTCGACGACCCGTACGCCGCATACGCCGACCACGAGGTGCGGCAGCGCCCGAACCCGAAGGCCAATAGGCCGCGCACCAAGCGGCGCCCCGAGCACGCCGATGCGGTGACGGGCATGGTCACCGCCGTCGACCGCGGCCGCTACACGGCGCTCGTCGCCGCCGCCGACGACCCCGCCGATCCACGGGAGCGCACCGTGCTCGCCTCGCGGGCCCGCGAGCTGCGCCGCACCCCCATCGTCATCGGCGACCGCGTGCAGCTCGTCGGCGACACGAGCGGAGACGCCGGATCGCTTGCGCGCATCGTCGCCGTGGCCGACCGCCGCACCCTGCTGCGGCGCAGCGCCGACGACAGCGACCGCGTCGAACGCGTGATGGTCGCGAACGCCGACCAGATGCTCATCGTCGTCGCCGCGGCCAACCCCGAACCCCGCGTCCGCCTCGTCGACCGCTACCTCGTCGCCGCCTACGACGCCGGCATCACGCCGCTCATCTGCATCACGAAGGTCGACCTCGCCGACCCGGAGCCGTTCCTGTCGCACTTCGCCGCGCTCGAGGTGCCCGTGTTCCGCTCCGCACCCGACGCGTGGCCGCTCGCCGAGATCCGCGCAGCGCTGGCCGGCCGCACCACCGTCTTCGTCGGGCACTCCGGCGTGGGCAAGTCGACCCTCATCAACGCGCTCGTGCCCGAGGCGGAGCGCGCGATCGGCCACGTCAACGAGGTCACCGGCCGCGGCCGCCACACCTCGTCGTCGTCCGTCGCCCTGCGGGCCGCGACGCCGGGGGCCGAGAACGGGCCCTCCGGCTGGGTGATCGACACCCCCGGCGTGCGCTCCTTCGGGTTGGGCCACGTCACCCCGGAGGGCATCCTGAGCGGGTTCACCGATCTCGCCCGGATCATCGAGAGCTGCCCGCGCGGCTGCACCCACCAGCACGACGCCCCCGACTGCGAGCTCGACGCGGCGATCGCCGACGGCCGCCTCGACGCTGCCGGCGCCGCCCGCGTCGAATCGCTTCGACGCCTGCTCGCGTAG
- a CDS encoding WhiB family transcriptional regulator, with protein sequence MDWREQAACLTVDPELFFPVGNTGPAVEQIERAKSVCARCTVTEMCLQYAMDTGQDSGVWGGLSEDERRALKRRAARARRAS encoded by the coding sequence ATGGATTGGCGTGAACAGGCAGCATGCCTCACCGTAGACCCGGAGCTTTTCTTCCCGGTCGGCAACACCGGACCGGCCGTCGAGCAGATCGAGCGTGCGAAGTCGGTCTGCGCACGGTGCACGGTCACCGAGATGTGCTTGCAGTACGCGATGGACACCGGCCAGGATTCGGGCGTCTGGGGCGGCCTGAGCGAGGATGAGCGCCGCGCGCTCAAGCGTCGCGCGGCTCGCGCGCGCCGCGCCTCCTGA
- a CDS encoding DUF3097 family protein, whose translation MFDDRYDLDPVAAMKPRRGPVERREVPLAKGLVIEHTESEWCGAVVGAREGLVQLEDYRGKVRAFPLTDGFLIDGEPVRLVRPAAAPAARRRTASGSFAAPQQRARVAMPSRIFVEGKHDAELVEQVWGDDLRVEGVVVEMLQGADNLEQVLAEFGPAPDRRAGVLLDHLVPRSKESRIAEAIARGPHGAHVLIVGHPFVDIWQAVKPARVGLQEWPTIPRSIEWKRGICRALGWPGDEQADIADAWSRIRSRVRDFRDLEPELVGRVEHLIDFVTVE comes from the coding sequence ATGTTCGACGACCGATACGACCTCGACCCGGTGGCAGCGATGAAACCCCGCCGGGGTCCGGTCGAACGACGCGAGGTGCCCCTCGCGAAGGGCCTCGTGATCGAGCACACCGAGTCGGAGTGGTGCGGCGCCGTCGTCGGCGCGCGCGAGGGCCTCGTGCAGCTCGAGGACTACCGCGGCAAGGTGCGCGCCTTCCCGCTGACCGACGGGTTCCTCATCGACGGCGAACCCGTGCGCCTGGTGCGGCCCGCAGCGGCCCCGGCGGCCCGCAGACGCACGGCCTCCGGATCCTTCGCAGCCCCGCAGCAGCGCGCCCGGGTGGCGATGCCGAGTCGCATCTTCGTCGAGGGCAAGCACGACGCAGAACTCGTCGAGCAGGTCTGGGGAGACGATCTGCGCGTCGAGGGGGTCGTGGTCGAGATGCTGCAGGGCGCCGACAACCTCGAGCAGGTGCTCGCGGAGTTCGGGCCGGCGCCCGACCGCCGCGCCGGAGTGCTGCTCGACCATCTCGTGCCGCGCAGCAAGGAGTCCCGGATCGCGGAGGCGATCGCGCGCGGCCCGCACGGCGCGCACGTGCTCATCGTCGGTCACCCGTTCGTCGACATCTGGCAGGCGGTGAAGCCGGCGCGGGTCGGCCTGCAGGAGTGGCCGACCATTCCCCGGAGCATCGAGTGGAAGCGGGGCATCTGCCGGGCGCTCGGCTGGCCGGGCGACGAGCAGGCAGACATCGCCGACGCCTGGTCGCGGATCCGATCGCGGGTGCGCGACTTCCGAGACCTCGAGCCCGAGCTCGTCGGCCGCGTCGAGCACCTCATCGACTTCGTCACGGTCGAGTGA
- a CDS encoding arginase family protein, with protein MASPMFFLMPQWQGSPSARAMQLAEGAELLREDLPASALREVPVPLEAGDAMGTPVARLSSLIRARESARTALEPALADGRTPIIVGGDCATSLAGLEAAARSVERLAVLWFDAHADMQHPSTSPSGSASGMTLRHALGDGSDDLMARPAIAADRLTLVGVREVDPEEDDELQRRGIAVVRAGAADADSDALRSAILDRISGADGLYIHIDLDVLDPADFGSVHAPVPFGLSVAQLTGAIRAAVAAVPLAGAAICEFAPADRNRAAEDLPTVLRTLAALTSGGRS; from the coding sequence GTGGCAAGCCCGATGTTCTTTCTGATGCCCCAGTGGCAGGGATCGCCCTCGGCGCGCGCGATGCAGCTCGCCGAGGGCGCTGAGCTGCTGCGGGAGGACCTCCCGGCGTCCGCGCTCCGGGAGGTGCCGGTGCCCCTCGAAGCCGGCGACGCGATGGGCACGCCCGTCGCCCGGCTGAGCAGCCTGATCCGCGCCCGGGAGTCGGCCCGCACCGCCCTCGAGCCGGCCCTCGCCGACGGCCGCACGCCGATCATCGTGGGCGGCGACTGCGCGACCTCCCTCGCGGGGCTCGAAGCTGCCGCCCGCTCGGTCGAGCGGCTCGCGGTGCTGTGGTTCGACGCCCACGCCGACATGCAGCACCCCAGCACCTCGCCGTCGGGGAGCGCATCGGGCATGACGCTGCGCCACGCCCTGGGCGACGGGAGCGACGACCTCATGGCGAGACCGGCCATCGCCGCGGATCGCCTCACCCTCGTCGGCGTGCGGGAGGTCGACCCGGAGGAGGACGACGAACTGCAGCGCCGCGGCATCGCCGTGGTGCGCGCCGGCGCGGCCGACGCCGACTCCGATGCGCTGCGCTCCGCGATCCTCGACCGCATCTCGGGGGCCGACGGCCTCTACATCCACATCGATCTCGACGTGCTCGACCCCGCCGACTTCGGCTCGGTGCACGCCCCCGTGCCGTTCGGGCTCTCGGTCGCGCAGCTGACCGGCGCCATTCGCGCTGCCGTCGCCGCGGTGCCGCTCGCGGGGGCCGCGATCTGCGAGTTCGCCCCGGCCGATCGGAATCGCGCCGCAGAAGACCTCCCGACCGTGCTCCGCACGCTCGCGGCGCTGACCTCGGGCGGGCGGTCGTGA
- the bcp gene encoding thioredoxin-dependent thiol peroxidase — protein MTDRAVLEPGHEAPEFTLLDQDGNTRALAQYRGKRVILFFYPEAMTPGCTKEACDFRDSTLPLEAAGYHVLGVSRDSVEKLRRFADRDALEFPLLSDPDAAVHRAYGAFGEKNNYGRIVEGVIRSTFVIDESGRIAHALTNVKATGHVARLRKLLEV, from the coding sequence ATGACTGATCGCGCAGTGCTCGAACCCGGCCACGAAGCCCCCGAATTCACCCTCCTCGACCAGGACGGCAACACGCGCGCGCTCGCGCAGTACCGCGGCAAGCGTGTGATCCTCTTCTTCTACCCCGAGGCCATGACGCCCGGCTGCACGAAAGAGGCCTGCGACTTCCGCGACTCCACGCTGCCACTCGAGGCCGCCGGCTACCACGTGCTCGGCGTCTCGCGCGACTCGGTCGAGAAGCTCCGCAGATTCGCCGATCGCGACGCCCTCGAGTTCCCGCTCCTCAGCGACCCCGACGCCGCCGTGCACCGCGCCTACGGCGCATTCGGCGAGAAGAACAACTACGGGCGCATCGTCGAGGGCGTGATCCGATCGACCTTCGTCATCGACGAGTCGGGCCGGATCGCGCACGCACTCACCAACGTGAAGGCCACCGGGCACGTCGCACGCCTCCGCAAGCTGCTCGAGGTCTGA
- the aroA gene encoding 3-phosphoshikimate 1-carboxyvinyltransferase, giving the protein MLIAKMNQGKDGDETGTGEGVEAAEALWPAPRPEQPIDATVQLPGSKSLTGRELVLAALADGPGVLRAPLRSRDAALMTEALRALGASIEELPRGELADPDLRITPADELTGSTTVECGLAGTVMRFVPPIAALALGPVAFDGDPYARKRPMRPVLDALRALGADIADEGRGALPFTVHGTGALRGGRVELDASLSSQFVSALLLAGARFEHGVHVVHTGERLPSLPHIEMTIACLRARGVQVDAPAVGEWRVEPGPIRAADVAIEPDLSNAAPFLAAAMVVGGRVTVPNWPAATTQVGDLLRTLLPEYGAAIRLDPTGDLTVTASGDLSGLDLHVPEAGELAPTLVGLAALAAHGSDGADGRPSRITGIGHIRHHETDRIAALVAEINALGGDAIELDDGIAVHPARLHGGVWHSYADHRMATTGALIGLRIPGIQVEDVASTSKTLPRFTELWEHTVGLGHAAAGAADDAPDDESALGRAARGFLTGL; this is encoded by the coding sequence ATGCTGATCGCGAAGATGAACCAGGGCAAAGACGGCGACGAGACCGGCACCGGCGAGGGCGTCGAGGCGGCCGAAGCGCTGTGGCCGGCTCCCCGCCCCGAGCAGCCCATCGACGCGACCGTGCAGCTGCCCGGATCGAAGTCGCTGACCGGCCGCGAACTCGTGCTCGCCGCGCTGGCCGACGGGCCCGGTGTGCTCCGCGCTCCGCTGCGCTCGCGCGACGCCGCGCTCATGACCGAGGCGCTGCGGGCCCTCGGCGCCTCCATCGAGGAGCTGCCCCGCGGTGAGCTCGCAGACCCCGACCTCCGCATCACGCCCGCCGACGAGCTCACCGGGTCGACCACCGTCGAGTGCGGGCTCGCCGGCACGGTGATGCGGTTCGTGCCGCCGATCGCCGCGCTCGCACTCGGGCCCGTCGCATTCGACGGCGACCCCTACGCGCGCAAGCGCCCCATGCGCCCCGTACTCGACGCGCTGCGCGCCCTCGGCGCCGACATCGCGGACGAGGGGCGCGGCGCACTGCCCTTCACCGTGCACGGCACGGGCGCGCTGCGCGGCGGCCGCGTCGAACTCGACGCCTCGCTCTCGAGCCAGTTCGTCTCCGCCCTCCTGCTGGCCGGGGCTCGATTCGAGCACGGCGTGCACGTGGTGCACACCGGCGAACGGCTGCCCAGCCTGCCGCACATCGAGATGACCATCGCCTGCCTGCGGGCCCGCGGCGTGCAGGTGGATGCGCCGGCGGTCGGCGAGTGGCGGGTCGAGCCCGGCCCGATCCGCGCCGCCGACGTCGCGATCGAGCCCGACCTCTCCAACGCAGCCCCGTTCCTCGCCGCCGCGATGGTCGTCGGCGGCCGGGTGACGGTGCCGAACTGGCCGGCCGCGACCACGCAGGTGGGCGACCTGCTGCGCACGCTGCTGCCCGAGTACGGGGCAGCGATCCGCCTCGACCCCACCGGCGACCTCACCGTCACCGCGAGCGGCGACCTCTCGGGCCTCGACCTGCACGTGCCCGAGGCGGGCGAGCTCGCGCCGACGCTCGTCGGCCTCGCCGCGCTCGCCGCTCACGGGTCCGACGGGGCCGACGGCCGGCCGAGCCGCATCACCGGCATCGGGCACATCCGCCACCACGAGACCGACCGCATCGCCGCCCTCGTCGCCGAGATCAACGCGCTGGGAGGCGACGCGATCGAACTCGACGACGGCATCGCCGTGCACCCCGCGCGGCTGCACGGCGGCGTCTGGCACAGCTACGCCGACCACCGCATGGCGACCACCGGCGCCCTGATCGGGCTGCGCATCCCCGGCATCCAGGTCGAGGACGTGGCGTCGACTTCGAAGACCCTCCCCCGCTTCACCGAGCTCTGGGAGCACACCGTCGGCCTCGGCCATGCCGCCGCCGGCGCTGCGGACGACGCCCCGGACGACGAATCTGCGCTCGGCCGCGCCGCCCGCGGCTTCCTCACGGGGCTGTGA
- a CDS encoding MFS transporter, whose amino-acid sequence MRSEAGERRTRLRALLVDTAPLRASPAFAKLWTGTSIAQIGAQVTIVAVGLHIFEITRSTFAVSLVALWALGPMILAGFVGGALADAFDRRLVALATAIAAWCSIGVMTVIAFLDVQATWPYYALAAVNAASATIMGATRGAILPRLLPAQLLPAAAALSGITMGLAITVGPAVAGVLVASVGVPWTYLLDAVLFTGAFLGILSLPRMAPDGDRTAPGFGSVLESLRFLRRAPNVRATFIWDLIAMIFGTPRVVFPAAGALVLGGGPVTVGALTAAFALGALVSGLLSGPLGAVRRQGRAVTLAIAAFGACTALFGLVLLVTASTAGVTERSDAPIVPAIVLAGLALAGTGAADNVSAVFRTTILQTAAPDDVRGRMQGIFYVVVAGGPRVGDLLAGAVATLVALWAPALLGGIVILGIMLVLLRTATGFQRYDAHHPSP is encoded by the coding sequence GTGAGATCCGAGGCCGGCGAGCGGCGCACCCGACTGCGCGCACTCCTCGTCGATACCGCTCCGCTGCGCGCGAGCCCCGCATTCGCGAAGCTGTGGACGGGAACCTCGATCGCGCAGATCGGCGCTCAGGTGACCATCGTGGCCGTCGGCCTCCACATCTTCGAGATCACGCGATCGACCTTCGCCGTCTCGCTCGTCGCCCTCTGGGCGCTCGGGCCGATGATTCTCGCAGGCTTCGTGGGCGGCGCCCTCGCCGACGCCTTCGACCGGCGCCTCGTCGCGCTGGCGACCGCGATCGCGGCGTGGTGCAGCATCGGCGTGATGACCGTCATCGCCTTCCTCGACGTGCAGGCGACGTGGCCGTACTACGCGCTCGCCGCCGTCAACGCCGCATCGGCGACCATCATGGGGGCGACGCGCGGCGCGATCCTGCCCCGCCTGCTCCCGGCCCAGCTGCTGCCCGCCGCGGCTGCGCTGAGCGGCATCACCATGGGCCTCGCGATCACCGTCGGGCCCGCGGTGGCCGGCGTGCTCGTCGCGAGCGTCGGCGTGCCCTGGACCTACCTGCTCGACGCAGTGCTCTTCACCGGCGCCTTCCTCGGCATTCTCAGCCTGCCGCGCATGGCGCCGGACGGCGACCGCACCGCACCCGGCTTCGGCTCGGTGCTCGAGAGCCTCCGGTTTCTGCGTCGCGCCCCCAACGTGCGGGCCACCTTCATCTGGGACCTCATCGCGATGATCTTCGGCACGCCCCGGGTCGTGTTCCCCGCAGCCGGGGCGCTCGTGCTGGGCGGGGGGCCGGTCACCGTGGGAGCGCTGACCGCCGCGTTCGCCCTCGGCGCGCTGGTGAGCGGCCTCCTCTCCGGGCCGCTCGGAGCGGTGCGGCGCCAGGGGCGCGCCGTCACCCTCGCGATCGCGGCGTTCGGCGCCTGCACGGCGCTCTTCGGGCTCGTGCTGCTCGTCACCGCCTCGACCGCCGGCGTGACCGAGCGCAGCGACGCCCCCATCGTCCCCGCCATCGTTCTGGCGGGCCTCGCACTCGCGGGCACGGGCGCCGCCGACAACGTCAGCGCCGTGTTCCGCACCACGATCCTGCAGACCGCGGCCCCCGACGACGTGCGGGGGCGCATGCAGGGGATCTTCTACGTCGTCGTCGCGGGCGGCCCGCGCGTCGGGGATCTGCTCGCGGGTGCCGTCGCCACGCTCGTCGCGCTGTGGGCGCCGGCGCTGCTCGGCGGCATCGTGATCCTCGGCATCATGCTGGTGCTGCTGCGCACCGCGACAGGGTTCCAGCGCTACGACGCGCATCACCCCAGCCCGTGA
- a CDS encoding alpha/beta fold hydrolase, translated as MSAAGSGPQTDDEFRFLRSDAERVGRGGPLPPVARTSDVLADRRTVRGLAFDGEQPPQLVALHGAGLNAHSFDPTLLALGRPALALDLPGHGRSDWRSDADYRPAALAADVAEVLDARATDPVALVGHSLGGLTAALVAAARPHLVRRVILIDITPGVSPRRDAGAVHEFIRGQRHFGSIDEIVDRARRFGIGRDQAAIARGIALNTRVRADGRLEWAHHFAHLDAPPGGDEPHPYAAIWRALAESSRAGVPSSLIAADAGMLDAELVAEWRERLPGSPVVTIAGPHNLHEAAPAALADAIDRLLADDRSPAR; from the coding sequence GTGAGCGCCGCCGGCTCGGGCCCGCAGACCGACGACGAGTTCCGCTTCCTCCGGAGCGACGCGGAGCGCGTGGGGCGCGGCGGCCCACTGCCGCCGGTCGCGCGCACGTCTGATGTGCTGGCGGATCGCCGCACCGTGCGCGGCCTCGCCTTCGACGGCGAGCAGCCGCCGCAGCTCGTCGCGCTCCACGGCGCCGGGCTCAACGCGCACAGCTTCGATCCGACGCTCCTCGCCCTCGGCCGGCCGGCGCTCGCCCTCGATCTGCCGGGCCACGGCCGCAGCGACTGGAGGAGCGACGCAGACTACCGGCCCGCCGCCCTCGCCGCCGACGTCGCCGAGGTGCTCGATGCGCGGGCGACCGATCCCGTCGCCCTCGTGGGGCACTCCCTCGGCGGGCTGACCGCGGCGCTCGTCGCAGCGGCGCGACCGCACCTCGTGCGTCGCGTGATCCTCATCGACATCACGCCCGGGGTCTCGCCGCGGCGCGACGCCGGGGCGGTGCACGAGTTCATCCGCGGGCAGCGCCACTTCGGCAGCATCGACGAGATCGTGGATCGGGCTCGGCGCTTCGGCATCGGCCGCGATCAAGCCGCGATCGCGCGCGGGATCGCGCTGAACACGAGGGTGCGCGCCGACGGCCGCCTCGAATGGGCGCATCACTTCGCCCACCTCGACGCCCCGCCCGGCGGCGACGAGCCGCACCCGTACGCCGCCATCTGGCGCGCCCTCGCCGAGTCGAGTCGGGCGGGCGTGCCGAGCTCCCTGATCGCCGCCGACGCCGGCATGCTCGACGCCGAACTCGTCGCGGAGTGGCGCGAGCGACTGCCCGGGAGTCCGGTCGTCACGATCGCCGGCCCCCACAATCTGCACGAAGCTGCGCCCGCAGCGCTCGCCGACGCCATCGACCGCCTGCTCGCGGACGACCGCTCCCCCGCTCGGTGA
- a CDS encoding sigma-70 family RNA polymerase sigma factor, translated as MSDTAAQAKLEQRFTSEALPMLDQLYGAAMKMTRNPQDAQDLVQETFLKAFSAFASFQEGTNLKAWLYRIMTNSYINTYRKRQREPHMGAVDELEDWQLGGAESTTAMSSRSAEAEAIDRTPDSVVTTALNALPEDFRIAVYLADVEGFSYQEIADIAEVPIGTVMSRLHRGRARLRKALGEYANEQGVGLNAGAKQTKKGAAR; from the coding sequence GTGAGTGATACCGCAGCACAGGCGAAGCTGGAACAGCGCTTCACGTCGGAGGCGCTTCCGATGCTCGATCAGCTGTACGGCGCAGCGATGAAGATGACTCGGAACCCGCAGGATGCGCAGGATCTGGTGCAGGAGACGTTTTTGAAGGCGTTCTCGGCCTTCGCCTCGTTCCAGGAGGGCACGAATCTGAAGGCGTGGCTCTACCGGATCATGACGAACAGCTACATCAACACGTACCGCAAGCGGCAGCGGGAACCCCATATGGGCGCCGTCGACGAGCTCGAGGACTGGCAGCTCGGCGGTGCGGAGTCGACCACGGCGATGTCCTCCCGTTCGGCGGAGGCGGAGGCGATCGACCGCACGCCGGATTCGGTGGTGACGACCGCGCTCAACGCGCTGCCCGAGGACTTCCGCATCGCGGTGTACCTGGCTGACGTCGAGGGGTTCAGCTACCAGGAGATCGCCGACATCGCGGAGGTGCCCATCGGCACGGTGATGAGCCGCTTGCACCGGGGCCGCGCCCGTTTGCGGAAGGCGCTCGGGGAATACGCGAACGAGCAGGGCGTTGGACTGAATGCGGGAGCGAAGCAGACGAAGAAGGGAGCAGCGCGATGA
- a CDS encoding LCP family protein: MRAVAVAALVLVLALGGLTAVLASRIDAVTMPELGSSQQADADGTVYLFVGADSGIERAPSDVQRSTPEGQARADALVLVRLAPNGDASAMSIPRDLVATGDAIGPIALSLLEGPEALMQSVCSATGVAVDRYVSIDAPGFVEAIDALGGIEVDVELPVRDPAAELGIDRAGPQRVDGATALGLVRSRHPEQLVDGTWVRVSDDAGAQQRALWSARVLDGVRVALADAHPGALAGAVWAGSGSLSIGGGLHPFELARLARADLDVHELPGEKLGGGRALVLGDAGRAALADAGFRTDCALG; this comes from the coding sequence ATGCGGGCCGTCGCCGTCGCCGCCCTCGTGCTCGTGCTCGCACTCGGCGGGCTGACGGCCGTGCTCGCGAGCCGCATCGATGCCGTGACGATGCCGGAACTCGGCAGCTCGCAGCAGGCTGACGCCGACGGCACCGTGTACCTGTTCGTCGGGGCCGACTCCGGCATCGAGCGGGCCCCCTCCGACGTGCAGCGCAGCACTCCGGAGGGGCAGGCCCGCGCAGATGCCCTGGTGCTCGTGCGGCTCGCACCGAACGGCGATGCATCGGCGATGTCGATCCCGAGAGACCTGGTCGCGACGGGCGACGCCATCGGCCCGATCGCACTCTCCCTGCTCGAGGGTCCCGAGGCGCTCATGCAGAGCGTCTGCTCGGCGACCGGAGTCGCCGTCGACCGCTACGTGTCGATCGACGCACCCGGGTTCGTCGAGGCGATCGACGCACTCGGCGGCATCGAGGTCGACGTCGAGCTCCCCGTGCGCGATCCGGCCGCCGAGCTCGGCATCGACCGGGCCGGCCCGCAGCGCGTCGACGGCGCGACCGCCCTCGGACTCGTGCGCTCGCGCCACCCGGAGCAGCTCGTCGACGGGACCTGGGTGCGCGTCTCGGACGACGCGGGCGCCCAGCAGCGCGCGCTCTGGTCGGCGCGCGTGCTCGACGGCGTGCGGGTGGCGCTCGCCGACGCGCACCCGGGAGCACTGGCCGGCGCCGTATGGGCGGGCAGCGGATCGCTGAGCATCGGCGGCGGGCTTCACCCGTTCGAGCTGGCGCGACTCGCGCGCGCCGACCTCGACGTGCACGAGCTGCCCGGCGAGAAGCTCGGCGGCGGGCGCGCGCTCGTGCTGGGCGATGCCGGGCGGGCGGCGCTCGCCGATGCCGGCTTCCGCACCGACTGCGCGCTCGGCTGA